GGGATCGACGGCCCACGGAATGATGCGGATCGTCGACGGATCGGGCACGCACACCATGTCGGGGTCGGTGACGCCCGTGAGCGAGCCGTCTTCGGGATATTCGCCCGTCACCGTCTGGATCATCACGGCTTGCGGCAGGCGCATGGATTCGCCAGATTCGAACTTGCTGCGCGGAATGATCTTGCCGCGCGCGATCCCTGCCATGTCGGGAATGATCGCTTCGATTTCGGTGATGTGATGCTTCTTCAGAAACTCGTCAATGTCATGCATGATCGTTCTCTCTGTTTTTTGCGCAGAACGGGGATCAGATATGTGCGCTTGCAGCCGCTGCTGAACCCGTCCTCATGCGCATTCGATCGCGGCACGCCGCGCCGAACGCACGGAAGATCGCTGTCGATAGTGCGTCGCTCGCGTGTTTCCATTCCGGGTGCCATTGCACACCCAGCGTGAAGGCGCGCGCATGCGTCACGCTGATCGCTTCGATCAATCCGTCCGGCGCGTGGGCTTCGGCCGTGAGGCCGTCGCCGAGCCGCTCGACGCCCTGGCCATGCAGTGAATTCACGCGCACTTCGCTTGCGCCGCCGGCGAGCTTCTGCAACAGCCCGCCTTGCAGTAGATGCAGCGCATGCGAAGGCCCGTACTGCACGTCGAGGTCGTCTTCCTTGTTCTCGCGGTGGTCGTCATAGCCGTCCACCGTTTGAACGCTTTGATGCAGCGTTCCGCCGAATACGACATTCATTTCCTGAAAGCCACGGCAAATAGCGAGCACGGGGATGCCTGCGTCGATTGCGGCGCGCAACAGCGGCAGCGTCGTCGCGTCGCGTGCGGCGTCGTGCAGGGTGCCGGGCGCGCTCGCATGGCCGCCATAACGATGCGGCTCGACATTCGAATAGCTGCCCGTAAACAGCAGACCGTCGATATGCGCGAACAGATCTTCCGGCGCCTGTCTGTCGCCCAACGCGGGCAGCAGCATCGCAAGCGCTTGCGCGCCATCGACCACGGCCGCGATGTACTTTTCGCCGGCCACATGCGACGGATGCAGACCCATCATCGTTCTGTCGGCCGTGATGCCGACTAAAGGTTTCATTTGCATGACTAACTGGTATTCGTCGTTGACTGCAGGAACGCGGCAAATCATGGTGTGCGTACGCGCGGCACGATTCCGCAACCATGCGCGGAGCGCAAAGCTACTGGAAGGGTGCTTGCGTGGCAGCGTCGTCAGCGGATCGCGCCGCGCGTAGCAAACAGATACGCTGTCCGGTTCGCTCCGATGCGCGCGATCGCAGGCGTGCATCGGAGCGTGTCCGGCTTAGGGACGAGCGCAACCGAAGACGCAGCGCGATAACGCGTGCGAAGCATCGACCCGCAAGCGGGCCTGACAGCGACAGGTGGAAAGGCGCTAGGGCAACAGCGATGCGACTTCGTCGGTATGAACCGCGATGAACGCACGCGCTGAAATAGAGTTGTGACGACGAACGGAACGGCGCGACAGGATCGTGAAGACGGACAGAAAGCGGCGAAACGCAAGCCTGCCGTTGCTGCCGTCGGCGATGGCGTTGTCAGCGCGAAGACACCTCGCGAACTGACTACGATCCCACCTAACCAAAGGGCCTCGGACTCTCACGATTACACTCGACTGGCACGTTGAAAGTATTGAACGCCCCGTTCGGAAAACGCGTCGAACGTTTAAAGAAACGGGACGTCAGGTTGTTACCTGTAACGCATTCTTTACCCGTTGCTTCTGCGATGAATCGGGTTGCCGCAGCGAGTAATCGAATCAGGAAACATCGACCTGTAGTTCAGGATATACGAGTCAAAAAGGCCGTCAAAGTCTTTTTACGAAACTTTGATGAGGGCTTACCCTGAGCCATCTGTGCACAATAAAGTCAACTTTGAAGCCTGTAGATGCGTAAAAATTTCGTTTCGCTTTCAGGGTTTTCCCCAGAGGCGGTCAATTTAAAGTGATTAGAATATTCAACACACGCGCGTGCTATTCGAATGCCGCGCTTTTCGTGAAGTACTACCCGTTTCCATGAGTGCGTCGATGTCAATTGAAGTGGCAACCCGCCTGCAGTACATCCGTAAAAAGCACGGTCTTTCGCAGCGGGAGCTGGCGAAACGGGCGGGCGTGACGAACGGCACGATTTCGCTGATCGAGCAGAACCGCGTGAGTCCTTCCGTCGGCTCGCTGAAGAAGCTGCTCGAATGCATACCGATGAGTCTCGCCGAATTCTTCACATTTGAAATCGAGGCCGATCGCACCGTGGTGTCGCGCCGCGCGGAGATGCCGAATCTCGGCAATGAGCAGATCGAGTTCTATCTGGCGGGCGCGAGTGTCAAGGATCGCAATATGGGCATCATGCGCGAGGTGTATCAGCCGCTCGCGGATACGGGCCCGGAAATGTTGCAGCACGCAGGGCACGAGGGCGGCGTCGTGGTCAGCGGTCAGCTCGAATTGACCGTCGACAGTACGACGTGGCTGCTCGACCCCGGCGACAGCTATTACTTCGAAAGCCGCTTACCGCATCGTTTTCGGAATCCCAGCGCGCAGCAGGTGTGCGAAGTCGTGTCGGCCAATTCGCCGCCCACTTTCTGATTTTTTCGCACACCGCTTCGCGTCAACGCGTTTCGCGCGGCATCGCATCGCGCATGCCGGATGCACTGCGCAGAACGCTTAACATTGAGGCATCCTGATGGACAAGACGACATTGGCTTACTGGCAGGAAAAGGCAGCGACGCTCGCAATCGAAGGGCGCGCGTTTATCGACGGCGAGTATCGGCAGGCCGAAAGCGGGCGCACGTTCGACTGCGTGAGTCCCATCGACGGCAAGGTACTCGTGAAAGTAGCCGATTGCGGCGAGGCCGACGTGAACGCTGCCGTGCGCGCCGCGCGGCATGCATTCCATAAAGGCGTATGGTCCGGCCTCAATCCGCGTCAGCGTAAAGCGAAGCTGCTCAAATGGGCGGCGCTGATGCGCGAGCATCTCGACGAACTCGCGTTGCTCGAAACGCTCGATGCGGGCAAGCCGATCGGCGACACGACCAGCGTCGACGTACCGGGCGCGGTGTATTGCGTCGAATGGTTTGCGGAAGCGATCGACAAGGTCGGCGGCGAAGTCGTGCCCGCCGATCATC
The Paraburkholderia hospita DNA segment above includes these coding regions:
- a CDS encoding cupin domain-containing protein encodes the protein MSIEVATRLQYIRKKHGLSQRELAKRAGVTNGTISLIEQNRVSPSVGSLKKLLECIPMSLAEFFTFEIEADRTVVSRRAEMPNLGNEQIEFYLAGASVKDRNMGIMREVYQPLADTGPEMLQHAGHEGGVVVSGQLELTVDSTTWLLDPGDSYYFESRLPHRFRNPSAQQVCEVVSANSPPTF
- a CDS encoding gamma-glutamyl-gamma-aminobutyrate hydrolase family protein; protein product: MQMKPLVGITADRTMMGLHPSHVAGEKYIAAVVDGAQALAMLLPALGDRQAPEDLFAHIDGLLFTGSYSNVEPHRYGGHASAPGTLHDAARDATTLPLLRAAIDAGIPVLAICRGFQEMNVVFGGTLHQSVQTVDGYDDHRENKEDDLDVQYGPSHALHLLQGGLLQKLAGGASEVRVNSLHGQGVERLGDGLTAEAHAPDGLIEAISVTHARAFTLGVQWHPEWKHASDALSTAIFRAFGAACRDRMRMRTGSAAAASAHI